DNA from Solanum stenotomum isolate F172 chromosome 3, ASM1918654v1, whole genome shotgun sequence:
aaaagagaaaatatggacaagtaaatagggacggagggaatataattgtatttttcCGTTTAAGTGCCATGCACAAGTCACAACAGAAATCATTAATTAAGATTGACACAAACTCAATAATGTTGAATTGAAACAATCGATATAGAAACAATATCATAAAATActactcactttttttttttttgtgggggagggggagggggtggggggttGAAAATGGAAATTGACTATCAATAAGCAAGAAAAATATATGGAGTAACAAGTAGATGAGGACCAATAAAGGAACAATATTATTGATTCTGTCTAAAATGAATTTTCAATAGCCTTAGTAGTTGGAATTTTTGTCAATGGTCATCTAGAAAGCTTATATTATTTCCTCGTTTGgtcattaattttgaatttcaaatagaaaattatttaaatttgaataaaagtaTTAACATGCAGTATTAAATTAATGTGCATTATATGTCAAGTGAAGTTTTTCAGCATATTTGACtttcacaattttatttatttttcaaaagtcgATTTATAGgtaattaatgataaaacatCTTTTTAACTTCCGCTGAGGTCACATAGTTTCTTTTTCAACTTAATCTTCAAGATATGTTTATTTTTCAACTTCGACTCACATATTGTTTTCAATAAGATACATAATCATATTTCTTTTTGAATAGCTTCTAAATTATTTAAAGTTGCTTGTTGATGGACTCAGTCTTTTCTAGTTCGTTCCATCATTAACCATAACATTGAATAGTGCAAGAATTAAACTTATAAAAAGTAAGTGACTTCATTTTAAGTTAAGTATTAATCAAGTGTCTAATTTTATACATTCGTCGCTTATATTAGATTCACTGATGAGCAAAATCAAAAGTGCgttttttagtaaatttatgaAGGAGATTATTGAGCTTTGGGAAAAAGAGTCAGATATACCCCTTAACTTTGTCAAAAacaatttatgtatgaaaaagattaaaatatacgttgaactttgctagaaagatcatatatatatatatatatactagataattTAAGGCCCATGATACGGGCCCAAtataatttcacatattttgttggaaaaattacataaattcacaacttaagatATTATAATcctctctcggatacatccttatttcctctcggatacatctattccctctcggatacataCCTATCCCCTCTCGAATACATCCCTCCCCCGAAGTAATGTGTCATTTGCAATGTATTGGACAACCAAGGAATGTATTCGAGAGAAATGAAAAATTcgaaatttttgtaattgagGAAACTTCCCGGATATGATGTAAATAGCCTTCAAAGATATGAGATTTCTAtactttatactatttttttctttagtaaACAACTTCAATATATTACTTTATAATCTATTTCAAATGGTCATACGACCTAAATTGAGAAAGTTgaattctaaaaaattatatgcaGCAAGGAAATAGAGAATTGTGTTAGATTATGAGTTAAAACATTTTGTATTTGAggaatatatataatgttgatatctttgaaaattttcattgatCTTCAAATATATTCGCAAGTGGTATCTATTTTCCACAATGTTATTATCTTCGTTTTGTAATATTTGCACCATAAGCTTTGCATCTGATAATTTGATCAATCAATTCGTAAAGATCGATTTAAAGTCTTTCAAATCTCTATTGCTTCAACTTAAGTATACTGTGTTTGCAATTGGCTTTGTCGATGAATTTTGTGATACATTTTATTATTGTCTtcgataaataaaaatacttaaaaatttgatttttaacttcacaacaataaaaacaatcaagaaagcaactttatttctatatacaataacaattatcgtaatgttatattctaaatattgaaagtatttattaaaagatTAATTTGTAACTccacaaaaataaaacacaatcatgaaagaaactttatttctatatacaataacaattattgtaatgatatattctaaattacattaattaattttttttgatactACACTCTTAATATCATGCAGtaaagaaaaccctaaatcttacCCCTACAAAATAAccaatatacttttttttttaggttgttttttcctaattcatttattttttagtttttttcttccTCTATATTTCTCAACAAAGTCTTTTTCTAttgacattttcttttgttgttgttctttattttttaactactcatttttctttagtttgaattttaatattcattagAATTTGAATGTTAAAACGTTTTCCTTGTCAAATTTTCTCTGTTAAATAGTTTATCACATttgatattaagaaaatatagaaatgaaaattttatattttttaatctttcgaTGAATACattattgaattattaatttcttgATAGTCAAACATTGTTCATTCTTTTAGTCAcgaaatttgatattttcttcaaattaattaaaaaaatattgatacgtCATTTTAAAGACTATTTTAATAATCAAGATACGAATTTAGTGGTCATATTATgtaacataatattaaaaatatttttacgcAATAATCCTTTAAAGTATTTCTAAGAACAAAATATTAACTattcaaacacattttattttaattagttcaaatttttctttctaaactaTGTCAAAACAAGCTTAGTATTATTGTTTGTAATAAGTTAACTAATAGAAACtctttattttaacaaaattacaataatatctTTATGGGCCCATAACAAAAGTTAAGACATGGATGGATTCTTCTAGATTTTCATTTTGACCATTAattatacaattattattttacccttaaatgatgttaaaattactaaaatgtCATTGGTCGTCCTTCTCATCGCTCATCTATATAATAGAATATACCTCtacatgattaaaaaaaaattaaaattaaaaaatattaatttaaaactaattttttcacttccgttaaatgaagggCATATGTGAGCTCATCTTGTAACGGTTGGGGTATATGTAAGCCATTTGTATGTATATATGAATCATTCATAATGAGGAGCATATCAattctaaatgacaaagttgaggggtataccAGACCTTTTTCCCTTGATCTTTTAGTCAGAATTGGATTCAATTCGTTGGCGTTTGAACCTTTGAACTATGAAACGGGCTGCTCTCAGTCAGCATTTATCGGGCCCCATTAATTCATGTTTGGGCTTCTGGGGTTGGCCCTTACATTACTAGCCCTTTTGTGATCTGAGGCCATGATTGGGCTCTAGCCTCTTAAAAGAGGGTGAATTGTATGTATAGCCCATTTTAGGCtgattaattataaattaaggAAATTAGTGATCATCCATTAAAGAAAGAGCGGAAAATTGATGTAAAATTGTATTCACTTGtcttttgttatatatttgttACAGTTGAAATATCTATGATGCATCGTTAGTGACTAACCCTTTTTAATGCTTTACATAATAATGACCAAGAAAGATATAtgtgttgtaaaactaaagcaaaatacgacaagaaatatagaagatgaaaacaATAGAAATATAGAGACAAGATATGAGAgtatttcttattcttcaaagTATTCAAAGTACTTACAATATGAATCCTTATGCCTCTATTTGTAGTGTAACATAGAGACATACAAAaagttagtcataaacatgaatataatgtaGGATGACAGGATGTTATGGAGGTGAAatgttacaagaataatggtcataaaggtggaggttatcttcataatggatgGAAGTATTGAGATAATTAGTCATAGTAACTTTTTAGTGTAgtgaacattcatatcataatattttataacaatatgAAGCAGCAAATTAAAGGAGAAACTATTTTATCTCAAGTTGCTTACACTGCCTGCCTATAAATTAAACTAGATGCAAAGTTCCCTAGACgcaacaaattatataaaaatggcCTTAATGTATTTCTTTTGATCATgtcacttttttattttccgGTCTACAGAtgtttatttgaataaatatctAATGACGTTAtctatattttattcatattgaGTTCCGCTTATTTGATAAAGTTTGATTTTATTGATGTAGGATCAAATTATCAACATCTTCTAGAGTTTAAAGTGATAAAACTTTGGAACGCAATCACGTAGATGAAGATTTTTAGAATTCCAAAAATACCCTTTATCAACGTAAAGCTCCAGATCCATGTGACCAAACGCTCTTCTGGGGTCTGAACAAGAAGTGAAGCTTCCCGATCAAATCGTCCATAGCCCCACCAAAGATGACTCTGCCTTGGTCTTGTGGAAACGACCGGTCAATCCTACCAACCGCTAATTTTGTCTTCTCTTACAGTGAAGTGAACCGCCGGTCAACACCATGTTTTCCAATTCCNTTATGGAGGTGAAATGTTACAAGAATAATAGTcataaaggtggaggttatcTTCGTAATGGATGGAAGTATTGAGATAATTAGTCATAGTAACTTTTTGGTGTAGTGgacattcatatcataatattttataacaatatgAAGTAGCAAATTAAAGGAGAAACTATTTTATTTCAAGTTGCTTACACTGCCTGCCTATAAATTAAACTCGATGCAAAGTTCCTAGACgcaacaaattatataaaaatggccttatgtatttcttttgatcatgccactttttttttttccggtCTACAGCtgtttatttgaataaatatctAATGACGTTAtctatattttattcatattgaGTTCcgtttataatttatttgatagAGTTTGATTTTATTGATGTAGGATCAAATTATCAACATCTTCTAGCGCCTTTAAAGTGACATAAAACTTTGGAACGCAATCACGTAGATGAAGATGTTTAGAATTCCAAAAATACCCTCTAGCAACGTAAAGCTCCAGATCCATGTGACCAAACTGCTCTCTGAACAAGAAGTGAAGCTTCCCGATCCAATCGTCCATAGCCCCACCAAAGATGACTCTGCCTTGGTCTTGTGGAAACGACCGGTCAATCCTACCAACCGCTAATTTTGTCTTCTCTTACAGTGAAGTGAACCGCCGGTCAACACCATGTTTTCCAATTCCAATTTCGTCACCAAACCCATAATATGCACAAACTTTAACTCAACTTCCATTTCATTCATCTCCACTAAATATGGAGAATTCAAGTCAAGAATCGCATCTCCGGTCTGAAAATTCCGTTACATATGACTCCTCCTATCCTATCTACGCTATGGCTTTTTCATCCTTCACGTCTTCCCTCCCTAGCCGCCGCCGTCGACTTGCCGTCGGGAGCTTTATCGAAGAGTTCAACAATCGTGTCGATATTCTGTCCTTCGATGAAGATACCCTAACCCTTAAGCCTGTTCCGAATctctcttttgaacacccttatCCGCCTACGAAGCTCATGTTCCATCCTAATCCTTCTGCATCTCTCAAGACTAATGATATTCTTGCTTCTTCCGGTGATTACCTCCGTCTATGGGATGTTAGTGAAACTTCTATTGAACCTCTTTTCACTCTCAGTAACAATAAAACTAGTGAATATTGTGCCCCTTTGACGTCTTTTGATTGGAATGAGGTGGAGCCGAGAAGAATTGGTACTTCTAGTATAGACACTACTTGTACCATCTGGGATGTTGAGAAAGGGGTTGTGGAAACCCAACTGATAGCTCATGACAAAGAGGTTTACGATATAGCTTGGGGTGAAGCTGGGGTTTTTGCTTCGGTTTCTGCTGATGGGTCAGTTAGGATTTTTGATTTGAGGGATAAGGAACATTCGACAATTATTTATGAGAGTCCAAAACCGGACACTCCGTTGTTGAGGTTGGCTTGGAACAAGCAAGATTTGAGATACATGGCTACCATATTGATGGATAACAATAAGATTGTGATTTTAGATATCAGGTCTCCAGCAATGCCCGTGGCAGAGTTGGAAAGGCATCAGGCGAGTGTGAATGCTATTGCTTGGGCTCCACAGAGTTGTAGACATATTTGTTCTGCTGGGGATGATGGGCAGGCGCTCATTTGGGAGTTGCCAACTGTTGCAGGGCCTAATGGGATTGATCCTATGTCAATGTACTCTGCTGGAGCTGAGATTAATCAAATTCAGTGGTCTGCTGCACAACGTGATTGGATTGCTATTGCGTTTTCTAACAAGTTGCAGCTGCTTAAAGTATAAGGTGATTGGATGTTTGAATTTTTCCTGTAAGACAACAACTACTACTGCTTTAGTATCTCTTTTAATACGTGGTGGATGGGGGTGGTGCTTAGATGTTATTGTGTGTCCTTTTTGGACTTCTCAACCCTGTTATACATTTAGATAGTTACAACTTATTGTGTGACCATAGAACAAAACAGGAAAGCTAATTCAGGAATTTTGATATCCTGCTAATTCTTACTTGTAGTAGATAATGTATTAATGAGTTATTGAATGAAGGATGCCTGTTTATGTAGACTTATTGATGTTGTTCCTAATTCTTATCACgtatagaaataaaatttatattgtagCTATTGAGTTTGGGAAATTAGCTTATACTGTAATGCAAGATGTGAAATTTAACTCGCAGAAACTTGAAGCATGGTTGAACTAGCTACTAGTTAATGCGACTTATTAGCCAATTGTGTTAGATCATCAGACATATATAGCCTTTGCTTatgcaatatttttttactaagtAATATGGCTTTAAATGATATTAATGTCAATTGTGCTTCCACACGATGAATAGAAGAACAACAGTTGTACATGCTTTGGAACATAATGTCAGCATTGTTTTCCAGAGACCCCTGACTTTGTATACTCGTATGGATCAGTGGTAACCTATTGGTGGCAAATTCAACATGCTTTAGATTTTGACCCTCAACTTatacttctatttatagttattCTAAGACAATTTACGTATTTGATAAATGTATAGCTAGTCAACTTCAAAGGAACTGGTGGGGCTTTCTTATATTGCTGCAAATTGTGAATAGTGGAATTGGATCAGTATTAAAGGGATGGAAATTTTAGTATTCCGTGTTGTTTACATTGTTCTCTTCTTCGTGGCTTCTTTGCTATTGTATTTTCActtgtttttttatatgttttacttgagccAATGGTCTACAAGAAATAACATCTCTACCTTCACAAAGTAGGGGACACACCACCCTCCTCAGATCCCACTTGTGGTTGTAGAATTACAATGGGTATGTCATTATTATTGTTAGAGGGCTGACGATGGGCATAGGATTGTTGGCAGATTAGTGTGGGAATAACCATGAAAAGATTCAAAGGTTTTTTTGCTAATGTCATATCTATTAATAGctaagttgcttggactctccaaaaatcttGCTTCACCCgtgtcggatccttcaaaaatacactGTTTCTGGAGGATCCAACACGCACCCgtcgacatttttgaagagtctgagcaacatataTAAATAGCATTGAGTTTGACATGCCAAGTTACATATTGAGTTTCCGAATCTGGAGACTGGAGAATGTGATGCGttcatttataaaataaagaaacagAATGATTATGACAAACGTGGGATATTTTAGGCACATACCGgagagaaaataaattaagatgagaataaataaataaatacatgttAAAAACTCAAGGAATCACTTACATAGTCGACATGCTTTAAATTAATGACTTTGAAGCACatttatgattaatttgtttgttgaacTTATTCAAATGAAGTTTTATGGACTGCACCAAAGTTAGTAGCAGGATTGTTTTCTTTATATGCTGCTGGGTTTCTGCTAGCACGTGAACTAGTAATGTTATCATGGAGTGTTCTTTGAGTGACAAGATACCATTAGACGTGGTCTAGTGGTATCTAGAAATGATATTATGGAGTGTCCTGTGGAAAGTGAAAACTATTCGTTAAGTTGTATAGGACGTCGTTAAACAATTTCACGTGCTCTTCATATATtctgttttaagacttaaaactGATATTTTTTTCCGTGAAATGTTGTCGAACTTTTTGTCTTCTTAAATTGGCTAGATATTCTCCTTATAGGTGTTTCCATGGTGCTGTAAAAGTAATTGTTACCGTAGTTTAAGTTCTGCGATTACAGGAAAATCTTGAACTACAGGAGAAAATGTAACTATAGGAGTTCCTTTGCAATTATGCAGTGTGGGAGCTTATTCGATGGAGCATAGAGACTTtcatactttaattttttcttatgcTAGTTGCATCGGATCTAGAAATCTGTTACCAGTTCCGATAGAAGGAAAAGAGTAAGGTTTAGGCTTTACCCAATAGTTGTTGAACCCGAGGTTGGTAATAAACTGAAGCTGCTCAGTCTACATTTGGATAATAGTTTCTGCAGTTGCAATTCTGACAATCTTATATAACTGGTCGGAATGAAAATTTCAACTTTGTTTGATGCAATCTATTGATGCATTTTTGTTTGAGCCATCTTGGACCATATTGTTGGgcattatattatatttctgCAGTAGCAGCTCtgtttcttatttttcatttcttgattttgtgtgATGTCACTTTTTGAAAAGAGGCGATTCTCGAAatgaaaattaaatagtaatacTAATGAAATTGGACCTAAACCAAATGGCCCAATAAAGTATTAACTCTTCTGGGGGCCCAAATAAGAACTGAAGCCTCAAGATCAAATCATCCATAGCCACCAAAGACTAATCTGTCTTCGTCTTGTGGAAGCGAAAGCTAGTCAATCCTGCCAACCACTAACTTTTCTTCCCTTCGAGCGAACTGCCAGTGAACACCATGTAAGCTCAACAACATGTTTTCCA
Protein-coding regions in this window:
- the LOC125858517 gene encoding protein TRANSPARENT TESTA GLABRA 1, with amino-acid sequence MENSSQESHLRSENSVTYDSSYPIYAMAFSSFTSSLPSRRRRLAVGSFIEEFNNRVDILSFDEDTLTLKPVPNLSFEHPYPPTKLMFHPNPSASLKTNDILASSGDYLRLWDVSETSIEPLFTLSNNKTSEYCAPLTSFDWNEVEPRRIGTSSIDTTCTIWDVEKGVVETQLIAHDKEVYDIAWGEAGVFASVSADGSVRIFDLRDKEHSTIIYESPKPDTPLLRLAWNKQDLRYMATILMDNNKIVILDIRSPAMPVAELERHQASVNAIAWAPQSCRHICSAGDDGQALIWELPTVAGPNGIDPMSMYSAGAEINQIQWSAAQRDWIAIAFSNKLQLLKV